The following proteins come from a genomic window of Tistrella bauzanensis:
- the mrdA gene encoding penicillin-binding protein 2 — protein sequence MREEQNRHRLITRRTLLLGGAQVLLTGVLGARMWYLQVSEAARYRTLADDNRISLRLLAPPRGRIFDRDGRVLALNRENYRLLVVPEQATNLQQVLTSLSELVDLPEEMQARVLRDAERRRRFAALPVRDNLTWDEVAKVEVNGPDLAGVMIDVGLAREYPMGSTMAHIVGYVGAPSEKDLDGDPLLGLPDFRIGKSGIERAADLRLRGRAGNIRVEVNAFGREIRELDRSEGVAGDDVQLTLDADLQTFATARLAFDSAAAVVMDIHSGDILALASVPTFDPTLFDRGISIAQWTELISNPRAPLINKAMGGQYPPGSTFKMVVALAALESGVISRDHTVFCPGHLDMGDNRFHCWRRGGHGEVGLVEAIAQSCDVFFYDIARRVGIDAIAAMGQRFGMGHRLQIGLPGEQSGLMPTKDWKQAARGRGWTQGETLIAGIGQGYVLSTPLQLAVMTARLANGGRAVVPRLYREIDDARAAGASLWNAAVPMADDGSVGDTPLPMPESGLQMADAIGVDRTNLELVLEGMRRVINHRRGTAHKARIEDPAYAFAGKTGTAQVRRITRAERDSGRYKSEDVPWLERDHALFVGFAPLHAPRYACSCIIEHGGSGSGVAAPVVADILRATIALGAERDRRRSAPPTPPPSDATRPASPGGRVASRTGGGTTGGDRI from the coding sequence ATGCGCGAAGAACAGAACCGACACAGGCTGATCACCCGCCGCACCCTGCTTCTGGGTGGTGCGCAGGTGCTGCTGACCGGCGTGCTGGGTGCCCGCATGTGGTATCTGCAGGTGTCCGAAGCTGCCCGCTATCGCACGTTGGCCGACGATAACCGGATCAGCCTGCGCCTGCTGGCGCCGCCGCGCGGCCGGATCTTCGATCGCGACGGCCGGGTGCTGGCCCTGAACCGCGAGAATTACCGCCTGCTGGTGGTGCCCGAACAGGCAACCAATCTGCAACAGGTGCTGACCAGCCTGTCGGAACTGGTCGATCTGCCCGAGGAGATGCAGGCCCGGGTGCTGCGGGATGCCGAGCGCCGTCGCCGCTTTGCGGCCCTGCCGGTGCGCGACAATCTGACCTGGGACGAGGTCGCCAAGGTCGAGGTCAACGGCCCCGATCTGGCCGGCGTGATGATCGATGTCGGGCTGGCGCGCGAATATCCGATGGGATCGACCATGGCCCATATCGTGGGCTATGTCGGCGCACCGTCGGAGAAGGATCTCGATGGCGATCCGCTGCTGGGACTGCCCGATTTCCGGATCGGCAAATCGGGCATCGAGCGGGCAGCGGACCTGCGGTTGCGTGGCCGGGCGGGTAATATCCGCGTGGAGGTGAACGCCTTCGGCCGTGAGATCCGCGAGTTGGACCGCAGCGAGGGCGTGGCTGGCGACGACGTTCAACTGACGCTGGATGCCGATCTTCAGACCTTCGCCACCGCGCGGCTCGCCTTCGACAGCGCGGCGGCGGTGGTGATGGACATCCATTCCGGCGACATTCTGGCGCTGGCCTCGGTGCCGACATTCGATCCCACCCTGTTCGACCGCGGCATTTCGATCGCCCAATGGACCGAGCTGATCTCGAACCCGCGGGCGCCGCTGATCAACAAGGCGATGGGCGGCCAGTATCCCCCCGGATCGACCTTCAAGATGGTGGTGGCGCTGGCGGCGCTGGAATCGGGCGTCATCTCGCGCGATCACACCGTGTTCTGCCCCGGCCATCTGGATATGGGTGACAACCGCTTTCATTGCTGGCGGCGTGGCGGCCATGGCGAGGTCGGGCTGGTTGAAGCCATCGCCCAGTCCTGTGACGTGTTTTTTTATGACATCGCCCGCCGGGTGGGGATCGATGCGATCGCGGCCATGGGCCAGCGTTTTGGCATGGGCCACCGGCTGCAGATCGGCCTGCCGGGCGAACAGTCGGGCCTCATGCCGACCAAGGACTGGAAGCAGGCGGCGCGTGGGCGTGGCTGGACGCAGGGCGAGACCCTGATCGCCGGCATCGGCCAGGGTTATGTGTTGAGCACGCCGCTGCAACTGGCGGTGATGACCGCGCGCCTGGCCAATGGCGGACGGGCGGTGGTGCCGCGGCTGTATCGCGAGATCGACGATGCCCGCGCGGCAGGGGCGAGCCTGTGGAATGCCGCAGTGCCGATGGCCGATGACGGCAGCGTCGGCGATACGCCGCTGCCGATGCCCGAAAGCGGCCTGCAGATGGCGGATGCGATCGGCGTCGACCGCACCAATCTGGAACTTGTGCTGGAAGGCATGCGGCGGGTGATCAACCATCGCCGCGGCACGGCGCACAAGGCCCGGATCGAGGATCCGGCCTATGCCTTCGCCGGCAAGACCGGCACCGCGCAGGTCCGACGGATCACCCGGGCGGAGCGCGACAGCGGCCGCTATAAATCCGAGGACGTGCCCTGGCTGGAACGCGACCACGCCCTGTTCGTGGGCTTCGCCCCGCTGCACGCCCCCCGCTATGCCTGTTCCTGCATCATCGAGCATGGCGGCAGCGGCAGCGGCGTGGCGGCGCCGGTGGTGGCCGATATCCTGCGGGCCACCATAGCGCTTGGCGCCGAGCGTGATCGGCGCCGGAGCGCTCCGCCCACACCACCGCCATCTGATGCCACGCGCCCGGCCAGCCCCGGCGGCCGGGTGGCCAGCCGGACCGGTGGCGGGACCACCGGGGGAGACAGGATATGA
- the rodA gene encoding rod shape-determining protein RodA: MSLHDATAPARLTLAQRIRSFGWGLLVLLSLVAGTGFLILYSAANGSLSPWANAQMIRFAIGTALMIVIGLTDLKLWLKLAYPLYGLAFVLLVAVEIMGDIGMGAQRWIDLGFFQIQPSEVMKIAIVLALARYFHGRTAEDIRRPVTLLPPLVMVLLPALLVLRQPDLGTTGMLVLGAGAIFFAAGVRAWKFIVVLALFGAMVPVGWTMLHQYQRERVMTFMDPSRDPLGAGYHITQSKIALGSGGVTGKGFMQGTQSHLSFLPEKQTDFIFTMYAEEFGLIGGIALLILFISVVMYALSVSLRARTVFGRLVAVGVGSTFFLYYFINIAMVMGLIPVVGVPLPLVSYGGTAMLTLMIAFGLLACVNTHRDVQLRRQPGLEGY; this comes from the coding sequence ATGAGCCTGCATGACGCCACGGCGCCGGCCCGCCTGACATTGGCACAGCGTATCCGGTCGTTTGGCTGGGGCCTGCTGGTGCTGCTGTCGCTGGTGGCCGGCACCGGCTTCCTGATCCTGTATTCGGCGGCCAATGGCAGCCTGAGCCCCTGGGCCAATGCCCAGATGATCCGCTTCGCCATCGGCACGGCGCTGATGATCGTGATCGGGCTGACCGATCTGAAGCTGTGGCTGAAACTCGCCTATCCGCTCTATGGTCTGGCCTTCGTGCTGCTGGTGGCGGTGGAGATCATGGGTGATATCGGCATGGGCGCCCAGCGTTGGATCGATCTCGGCTTCTTCCAGATTCAGCCGTCCGAGGTGATGAAGATCGCCATCGTGCTGGCGCTGGCCCGGTATTTTCATGGCCGCACCGCCGAGGATATCCGCCGGCCGGTGACCCTGCTGCCACCGCTGGTGATGGTGTTGCTGCCGGCCCTGCTGGTGCTGCGCCAGCCCGACCTTGGCACCACCGGCATGCTTGTCCTGGGGGCCGGCGCCATTTTCTTCGCGGCGGGTGTCCGGGCGTGGAAATTTATCGTGGTGCTGGCGCTGTTCGGCGCCATGGTGCCGGTCGGCTGGACGATGCTGCATCAATATCAGCGCGAGCGCGTGATGACCTTCATGGATCCGTCGCGCGATCCGTTGGGGGCCGGGTATCACATCACCCAATCCAAGATTGCGCTGGGATCGGGGGGCGTCACTGGCAAGGGCTTCATGCAGGGCACCCAGAGCCATCTGTCATTCCTGCCCGAGAAGCAGACCGATTTCATCTTCACCATGTATGCCGAGGAGTTCGGCCTGATCGGCGGTATCGCCCTGCTGATCCTATTCATTTCGGTGGTGATGTATGCGCTCAGCGTGTCGCTGCGCGCCCGCACGGTGTTCGGCCGGCTGGTGGCGGTGGGGGTGGGATCGACCTTCTTCCTGTATTACTTCATCAATATCGCGATGGTGATGGGGCTGATCCCGGTGGTGGGCGTGCCGCTGCCGCTGGTGTCCTATGGCGGCACGGCAATGTTGACCCTGATGATCGCCTTCGGCCTGCTGGCCTGCGTGAACACCCATCGCGATGTCCAACTGCGCCGCCAGCCGGGGCTGGAAGGCTATTAG